One segment of Herbaspirillum hiltneri N3 DNA contains the following:
- a CDS encoding GNAT family N-acetyltransferase: MPHRLKMIPMTSSDFEHFVDTSSADYVEQCRLSGLPSLATSQLQARGNVQALLPLGLATPGHYLMLLQEEDSGASVGEIWFGEVTEDGLTSAFLYDLTIDAAYRRRGFAGAALELLLEEARLRGLGSVSLNVFAHNTAAQALYRKAGFAASEITMVREL, translated from the coding sequence ATGCCGCACCGACTCAAGATGATTCCCATGACAAGCAGCGATTTTGAACACTTTGTCGACACCTCGTCAGCCGACTATGTCGAGCAATGCCGCCTGAGCGGCCTGCCGTCGCTGGCGACCAGCCAGCTGCAGGCGCGCGGCAATGTGCAGGCATTGTTGCCGCTGGGACTGGCCACCCCGGGACACTACCTGATGCTGCTGCAAGAGGAAGACAGCGGCGCCAGCGTGGGTGAGATCTGGTTTGGAGAAGTGACGGAAGACGGCCTGACCTCGGCCTTTCTTTATGACCTGACGATCGATGCGGCATATCGCCGGCGCGGTTTTGCCGGCGCGGCATTGGAGTTGCTGCTGGAAGAAGCCCGGCTGCGCGGTCTCGGCAGCGTGAGCCTGAATGTATTCGCGCACAACACCGCAGCGCAGGCGCTCTATCGAAAAGCCGGATTCGCCGCCAGCGAAATCACGATGGTCAGGGAATTGTAG
- a CDS encoding DMT family transporter — protein sequence MKPADLLRLLALAAIWGASFLFMRLAVPEMGALNTAFFRVLFGAAGLLLLLAVLGVKWRFQGKLRATMLLGAINSGLPFVLFSVAAKVLPAGYSAILNATTPLMGVVIGALFFGDRLTPRKVGGVMLGLAGVAVLTRTGPVAFDPATVSGALACLLATSCYGLAGFLTKRWITDRGGLDSKLVAFGSQLGAVALLLPFFAVMTILEDGPAAPLRAGIGTWFALLILGFVCSALAYILFFRLIADIGPVKSLTVTFLIPLFGVLWGWLFLQEQLSWAYAAGGALIGMALLLVLMPAQAGSKQKIDGKSPAS from the coding sequence ATGAAACCAGCCGATCTGCTCCGCCTGCTAGCACTGGCCGCCATCTGGGGCGCCAGTTTCCTGTTCATGCGCCTCGCTGTGCCGGAAATGGGTGCGCTCAATACCGCTTTCTTTCGGGTGCTGTTCGGTGCGGCCGGTTTGCTGCTGTTGCTGGCCGTCTTGGGCGTAAAATGGCGCTTTCAGGGCAAGCTACGCGCCACAATGTTGCTCGGTGCCATCAATTCGGGCTTGCCGTTCGTGCTCTTCAGCGTGGCCGCCAAGGTATTGCCGGCCGGTTACTCGGCCATCCTCAATGCGACGACTCCCTTGATGGGCGTGGTCATCGGGGCATTATTTTTCGGCGATAGGCTGACACCGCGCAAGGTGGGCGGCGTGATGCTAGGCCTGGCCGGCGTTGCAGTCCTGACAAGGACCGGACCGGTGGCTTTTGACCCGGCGACTGTTTCAGGTGCGCTGGCGTGCCTGCTGGCGACCAGCTGTTACGGCCTGGCCGGTTTCCTGACCAAGCGCTGGATCACGGATCGCGGCGGCCTGGACAGCAAACTGGTGGCATTTGGCAGCCAGTTGGGTGCCGTCGCGCTGCTGCTGCCATTTTTTGCCGTCATGACAATCCTGGAGGACGGCCCGGCCGCTCCGCTGCGTGCCGGCATTGGTACGTGGTTTGCTTTATTGATTTTGGGATTTGTATGCTCTGCGCTGGCTTACATTTTATTTTTCCGATTAATTGCCGATATAGGTCCTGTTAAGTCATTGACCGTCACGTTCCTGATCCCGTTGTTCGGGGTCTTGTGGGGGTGGCTGTTCTTGCAGGAACAATTATCGTGGGCGTATGCCGCCGGCGGCGCACTGATCGGGATGGCGCTGCTGCTGGTGTTGATGCCCGCGCAAGCAGGCTCAAAACAAAAGATTGACGGCAAATCCCCGGCAAGCTGA
- a CDS encoding ABC transporter substrate-binding protein, translating to MRFNMLKTALKTLPALMIGVTMANAALAADVKLGLAAALTGPAAKYGVAIKNGFTLATDEVNAKGGVNGNKLVLIPEDEQGKKEEAINVFKKLIFQDKVLMVFGPTLSNSAFAADPIANASKVVAFGTSNTADGITAMGPFTFRNSVMEADVLPVTVKAAVKHFGIKKVAVIYGNDDAFTKSGYDVFKATLEQQKIPVTTTEAYAKGDVDFKAQLTKIKAGNPDAIVCSCLAEEAANIILQTRTLGMKQPFIGGNGLNSPKLFEIAKDAGDNTLMGSPWSAENLTPANKAFIAAYKAKFGTDPDQFAAQAYDALYVVVEALKNVKLSGALDKDRDALRAALPAVKIDGATGKFAFRPAPPVAGKQVGFDAQQEAIVNIAKGGKFVLLK from the coding sequence ATGCGATTCAACATGCTTAAAACTGCTTTAAAGACCTTGCCTGCGCTGATGATCGGCGTGACCATGGCAAATGCCGCACTGGCCGCCGACGTCAAGCTCGGTCTCGCCGCTGCGCTGACCGGCCCTGCCGCCAAGTACGGCGTCGCCATCAAGAACGGCTTCACCCTGGCCACTGATGAAGTCAACGCCAAGGGCGGCGTCAACGGCAACAAACTGGTTCTGATCCCGGAAGACGAGCAAGGCAAGAAAGAAGAAGCCATCAACGTCTTCAAAAAACTGATTTTCCAGGACAAGGTGCTGATGGTCTTCGGCCCGACCTTGTCCAACTCGGCATTCGCTGCTGACCCGATCGCCAACGCCTCCAAGGTCGTCGCCTTCGGCACCAGCAACACCGCCGACGGCATCACTGCCATGGGCCCGTTCACCTTCCGCAACTCCGTCATGGAAGCCGACGTGCTGCCAGTGACCGTCAAGGCTGCCGTCAAGCATTTCGGCATCAAGAAGGTTGCCGTGATTTACGGTAACGACGACGCATTCACCAAGTCCGGCTACGACGTTTTCAAGGCCACGCTGGAACAGCAAAAGATCCCGGTCACCACGACTGAAGCGTACGCCAAGGGCGACGTCGACTTCAAGGCGCAGCTGACCAAGATCAAGGCCGGCAATCCCGACGCCATCGTCTGCTCCTGCCTGGCTGAAGAAGCGGCCAACATCATCCTGCAAACCCGCACGCTGGGCATGAAGCAACCGTTCATCGGCGGCAATGGCCTGAACTCGCCGAAGCTGTTTGAAATCGCCAAGGACGCCGGCGACAACACGCTGATGGGCAGCCCATGGTCGGCGGAAAACCTGACTCCGGCCAACAAGGCGTTCATCGCCGCGTACAAGGCCAAGTTCGGCACCGACCCTGACCAGTTCGCAGCACAAGCCTACGACGCGCTGTATGTCGTGGTCGAAGCGCTCAAGAACGTCAAGCTGTCCGGCGCTCTGGACAAGGACCGCGACGCCCTGCGCGCAGCCCTGCCTGCAGTGAAGATCGACGGCGCGACCGGCAAGTTCGCCTTCCGCCCGGCTCCGCCGGTAGCCGGCAAGCAAGTCGGTTTCGACGCGCAGCAGGAAGCGATCGTCAATATCGCCAAAGGCGGCAAGTTCGTTCTGCTGAAGTAA
- a CDS encoding dienelactone hydrolase family protein — MGTWGKTIASLCLAGLCGHVVAAAPKETVKQLPPLRTERVTLTSVDTPGGKATALFGFWFKGKGKSEKKATIIALHGCGGLYSSVNKEKIEFTPRHIAMARALTDAGYNVLFPDSFTPRGRRSICQESLQQREASSANRRLDVQVALRWLATQDDVDYARVGMVGWSHGATTILSALNLAQTDVAVRKVQPKAAVAFYPTCTAFSKNRTPYKPAAPMLILMGENDDWTPPEACESLEKKMQDSDTPITLRLYPDTYHDFDAPGMPMHVRMDIPGVGKPGAGVTSGGNADARAEAYREMLKFLKDKLD, encoded by the coding sequence ATGGGTACCTGGGGTAAAACCATCGCGTCGCTCTGCCTCGCAGGGCTGTGCGGACACGTTGTTGCCGCCGCGCCGAAGGAAACGGTCAAGCAGCTGCCGCCATTGCGCACCGAACGCGTCACGCTGACCAGCGTCGATACGCCGGGCGGCAAGGCGACTGCATTGTTCGGCTTCTGGTTCAAGGGCAAAGGCAAGTCCGAAAAGAAAGCCACCATCATCGCCCTGCACGGTTGCGGCGGTCTCTACAGCAGCGTCAACAAGGAAAAGATCGAATTCACGCCACGCCATATCGCCATGGCGCGCGCGCTGACCGATGCCGGTTATAACGTCTTGTTCCCCGACAGTTTCACACCGCGCGGCCGCCGCTCGATCTGCCAGGAAAGCCTGCAGCAGCGTGAGGCCAGCAGCGCCAACCGCCGTCTTGACGTGCAGGTCGCACTGCGCTGGCTGGCCACGCAGGACGATGTCGACTATGCCCGCGTCGGCATGGTCGGCTGGTCGCATGGCGCCACCACCATCCTGTCGGCGCTGAACCTGGCGCAAACCGATGTCGCCGTACGCAAGGTGCAGCCCAAGGCCGCCGTGGCGTTTTATCCGACCTGTACGGCCTTTTCGAAAAACCGCACGCCTTACAAGCCGGCCGCACCGATGCTGATCCTGATGGGTGAAAACGACGACTGGACGCCACCGGAAGCCTGCGAATCGCTGGAAAAGAAAATGCAGGACAGTGACACGCCGATCACGCTGCGTCTCTATCCCGATACCTACCATGACTTCGACGCGCCAGGCATGCCGATGCACGTGCGCATGGACATCCCCGGCGTCGGCAAACCGGGCGCCGGCGTCACCAGCGGCGGCAACGCCGATGCGCGCGCCGAGGCCTATCGCGAGATGCTGAAATTCCTGAAGGACAAGCTGGACTGA
- a CDS encoding HDOD domain-containing protein: protein MNLEALFQQQAALPSIPKVVQEVIESFNNDNVSIEDIAKKLSADQVLSAKLLRLANSSYYHVSRSIGTVDDAVLMLGFMTVRTLVVSTGLTGSFKSMSGVDLKLFWRYSLHTAIVAKWLAKKQGLNSDLAFTVGLMHAIGQLVMHAAMPEQTRQVDKIASTIDARRLDVEHTSFGYDFADVGAELAKRWRFPEEFSATIAAFPNPLEAEPFNKIAAVIHIAAWRARAEENEYSREEMESTFPDDVAAKLGVKSGVLLDDLPPLAELGAGMEELIS from the coding sequence ATGAATCTTGAAGCACTGTTTCAGCAGCAAGCGGCGTTACCCAGCATTCCCAAAGTGGTGCAGGAAGTCATCGAGAGCTTTAATAACGACAACGTCTCGATCGAGGACATCGCCAAAAAACTCAGCGCCGACCAGGTGCTGAGCGCCAAGCTGCTGCGCCTGGCAAATTCGTCCTACTATCACGTCTCGCGCAGCATCGGCACCGTCGATGACGCCGTACTGATGCTGGGGTTCATGACCGTGCGCACGCTGGTCGTCAGCACCGGCCTCACGGGCAGCTTCAAGTCCATGTCCGGCGTGGATCTCAAGTTGTTCTGGCGCTACAGTTTGCACACCGCAATCGTCGCCAAATGGCTGGCGAAGAAGCAGGGTCTCAATTCGGACCTCGCGTTCACGGTCGGCCTGATGCACGCCATCGGCCAGCTCGTCATGCATGCCGCCATGCCCGAGCAGACCCGCCAGGTCGACAAGATCGCCAGCACCATTGACGCACGCCGCCTGGATGTCGAGCACACCTCGTTCGGTTACGACTTCGCCGACGTCGGTGCGGAACTGGCCAAGCGCTGGCGCTTCCCGGAAGAATTCTCGGCGACCATCGCTGCGTTCCCGAATCCGCTGGAAGCCGAACCGTTCAACAAGATCGCCGCCGTGATCCATATCGCCGCCTGGCGTGCTCGCGCGGAAGAGAACGAATATTCCCGCGAGGAAATGGAATCGACCTTCCCCGACGATGTGGCTGCCAAGCTCGGTGTGAAGTCGGGTGTGCTGCTCGACGATCTGCCGCCGCTGGCCGAGTTGGGGGCGGGGATGGAGGAATTGATTTCCTGA
- a CDS encoding branched-chain amino acid ABC transporter permease — MLEQQLINALSLGSVYALFALGFTLVFGVLGVINLSHGAIFMLGSYAALLLVEKMALPLWLAMLAAMVATGLIGLIVDVLVLKPLRKRNAPHLIPMIATIGVAIMLTNLAQGLFGAENKRFPVGTIPEDSVTIGNLHVTAVQVGIVVIAFVLMIVLLAVMRRTQLGRALRAIAESPKAAYLLGINVEGLFYLTSFAAAALGGAAGVLVGLSFNAISPFMGQPMLHKGIAVIILGGMGDIRGAMIGGLFLGFAEVLTVAYISSDFRDAVAFGLLFLILLVKPSGMFGKVLERKA, encoded by the coding sequence ATGTTAGAACAACAACTTATCAACGCCCTTTCGCTGGGCAGCGTCTATGCGCTCTTTGCGCTGGGCTTCACGCTGGTGTTCGGCGTGCTCGGCGTCATCAACCTGTCGCATGGCGCGATCTTCATGCTGGGCAGCTATGCCGCCCTCCTGCTGGTCGAGAAAATGGCGCTGCCGCTGTGGCTGGCCATGCTCGCCGCGATGGTCGCCACCGGACTGATCGGCCTGATCGTCGACGTGCTGGTATTGAAACCGCTGCGCAAACGCAATGCCCCCCACCTGATTCCCATGATCGCCACCATCGGCGTGGCGATCATGCTGACCAATCTGGCGCAAGGCCTGTTCGGCGCCGAGAACAAGCGCTTCCCGGTCGGCACCATTCCTGAGGACAGCGTCACCATCGGCAACCTGCACGTCACTGCCGTGCAGGTCGGCATCGTCGTCATCGCCTTCGTGCTGATGATCGTGCTGCTGGCCGTGATGCGCCGCACGCAACTGGGCCGCGCGCTGCGCGCCATTGCCGAGTCGCCGAAAGCGGCTTACCTGCTGGGCATCAATGTCGAAGGCCTGTTCTACCTGACGTCGTTCGCAGCCGCGGCCCTCGGCGGCGCTGCCGGCGTGCTGGTCGGCCTGTCGTTCAACGCGATCTCGCCGTTCATGGGCCAGCCGATGCTGCACAAGGGCATCGCCGTCATTATCCTGGGCGGCATGGGAGACATCCGCGGCGCCATGATCGGCGGCCTCTTCCTCGGCTTTGCCGAGGTGCTCACGGTGGCATATATCTCGAGCGACTTCCGCGATGCGGTGGCGTTCGGTCTGCTGTTTTTGATTTTGTTGGTCAAGCCTTCAGGCATGTTCGGCAAAGTGCTGGAAAGAAAGGCTTAA
- a CDS encoding branched-chain amino acid ABC transporter permease codes for MTMMEWWDGFWATYNTVIFSVGVNAMLALSIYVTLSCGLLSLANAAFMGIGAYVASLITMQAGLPFPVALAAGGILPALVALVIGIPTLRLSGVYLAMATLGFGEVVRVVVLNMEITGGPMGLNGVPPVTEWWHIVLLLGVTVYFLARVRRSKIGRAFEAIKEDEVAARLMGVNVAGYKLLAFVIGAAIAGIAGALNAHYTFTIGPNNYGFENAVDILTMAVFGGTSNLIGPMIGSTILSLLPEVLRHFKDFRLAANGLILILVVLYLPKGIWDPRRIRAFMQRRNGNNSASKKVN; via the coding sequence ATGACTATGATGGAATGGTGGGATGGATTCTGGGCGACGTACAACACCGTCATCTTCAGCGTCGGCGTCAACGCCATGCTGGCCCTGTCAATCTACGTCACGCTGTCGTGCGGCCTGCTGTCGCTGGCCAACGCAGCGTTCATGGGGATCGGCGCTTACGTCGCCTCCCTGATTACCATGCAGGCAGGCCTGCCCTTCCCGGTCGCGCTCGCGGCCGGCGGCATCCTGCCGGCGCTGGTGGCGCTGGTGATCGGCATCCCGACGCTGCGCCTGTCCGGCGTCTACCTCGCGATGGCGACGCTGGGCTTCGGCGAAGTGGTGCGCGTGGTGGTGCTGAACATGGAAATCACCGGCGGCCCGATGGGTCTGAACGGCGTTCCGCCGGTCACCGAGTGGTGGCACATCGTGCTGCTGCTGGGCGTGACCGTGTATTTCCTCGCCCGCGTACGCCGCTCCAAGATCGGCCGCGCATTTGAAGCGATCAAGGAAGACGAAGTCGCGGCCCGCCTGATGGGCGTCAACGTGGCCGGCTACAAGCTGCTGGCCTTCGTCATCGGTGCAGCAATCGCCGGTATCGCCGGCGCGTTGAATGCACACTACACCTTCACGATCGGCCCCAACAACTACGGTTTCGAAAACGCCGTGGACATCCTGACCATGGCCGTGTTCGGCGGCACCAGCAACCTGATCGGCCCGATGATCGGCTCGACCATCCTGTCGCTGCTGCCGGAAGTGCTGCGCCATTTCAAGGACTTCCGCCTGGCCGCCAACGGCCTGATCCTGATCCTCGTCGTGCTGTATCTGCCGAAGGGCATCTGGGATCCGCGCCGCATCCGCGCATTTATGCAACGCCGTAACGGTAACAATTCTGCAAGCAAGAAGGTGAACTGA
- the argH gene encoding argininosuccinate lyase — translation MTAQLSKKGEAWSARFSEPVSDLVKRYTASVFFDNRLAQFDIQGSLAHAEMLAHQQIISAQDYADIQRGMAQIKGEIDGGQFEWLLDLEDVHLNIEKRLTELVGDAGKRLHTGRSRNDQVATDIRLYMRAAIDDISGLLRDLRAALVDLAEQHADTILPGFTHMQVAQPITFGHHVLAYVEMFGRDAERMADARKRVNRLPLGAAALAGTTFPIDRLRVAKTLGFDDVCRNSLDAVSDRDFAIEFCAAAAMVMTHISRMSEELVIWMSPRVGFIDIADRFCTGSSIMPQKKNPDVPELARGKTGRVNGHLIALLTLMKGQPLAYNKDNQEDKEPLFDTVDTLTDTLRIFADMARGITVKPDAMRAAALQGYATATDLADYLVKKGLPFRDAHEAVAHAVRTCVDRNCDLSDLTLDELRAYSPLIENDIFAVLTLEGSVAARDHIGGTAPNQVRQAIAELRKSL, via the coding sequence ATGACAGCACAATTATCGAAAAAAGGCGAAGCCTGGTCGGCTCGCTTTTCCGAACCCGTTTCCGATCTGGTGAAACGATACACCGCCTCTGTCTTTTTCGACAATCGCCTGGCGCAATTCGACATCCAGGGCTCGCTTGCCCATGCCGAAATGCTGGCGCACCAGCAAATCATCAGCGCGCAAGACTACGCCGACATCCAGCGCGGCATGGCGCAAATCAAGGGTGAAATCGACGGCGGCCAGTTTGAATGGCTGCTCGACCTCGAAGACGTCCACCTGAACATCGAAAAACGCCTGACCGAACTGGTCGGCGACGCCGGCAAACGCCTGCATACCGGCCGCTCGCGCAACGACCAGGTCGCCACCGACATCCGCCTGTACATGCGCGCCGCCATCGACGACATCAGCGGCCTGCTGCGCGACCTGCGCGCCGCGCTGGTGGATCTGGCCGAACAGCATGCCGACACCATCCTGCCCGGCTTCACCCACATGCAAGTGGCGCAGCCGATCACCTTCGGCCATCACGTGCTTGCCTACGTCGAAATGTTCGGCCGCGACGCCGAGCGCATGGCCGACGCCCGCAAGCGCGTCAACCGCCTGCCGCTGGGCGCTGCCGCACTGGCCGGCACGACCTTCCCGATCGACCGCCTGCGCGTGGCCAAGACGCTGGGCTTCGACGACGTCTGCCGCAATTCGCTGGACGCCGTTTCCGATCGCGACTTCGCCATCGAATTCTGCGCCGCCGCCGCCATGGTCATGACCCACATCTCGCGCATGTCCGAAGAGCTGGTGATCTGGATGAGCCCGCGCGTCGGCTTCATCGATATCGCCGACCGCTTCTGCACCGGTTCGTCGATCATGCCGCAAAAGAAAAACCCCGACGTCCCTGAACTGGCGCGCGGCAAGACCGGTCGCGTCAACGGTCACCTGATCGCGCTGCTGACCCTGATGAAAGGCCAGCCGCTGGCCTACAACAAGGACAACCAGGAAGACAAGGAACCGCTGTTCGACACCGTCGACACGCTGACCGATACGCTGCGCATTTTCGCAGACATGGCGCGCGGCATCACCGTCAAGCCGGACGCCATGCGCGCCGCAGCGCTGCAGGGTTACGCCACCGCCACCGACCTGGCCGACTATCTGGTCAAGAAGGGCCTGCCGTTCCGCGACGCCCACGAAGCCGTCGCCCACGCGGTGCGCACCTGCGTCGACCGCAACTGCGACCTGTCGGACCTGACGCTGGACGAACTGCGTGCATATTCGCCATTGATCGAGAACGACATCTTCGCCGTCCTGACGCTGGAAGGCTCCGTTGCCGCCCGCGACCACATCGGCGGCACCGCCCCGAATCAGGTGCGCCAGGCGATTGCGGAGCTGCGCAAATCGCTGTAA
- the ppc gene encoding phosphoenolpyruvate carboxylase, with protein sequence MATKPKTQTPARSAPVRSDKPAEKRTAKTGADKDAPLKEDIRLLGRLLGEVLRHQEGDTVFEVVETIRQTAVRFRRESDAKAGAELDKLLKKLTRDQTNSVVRAFSYFSHLANIAEDQHHNRRRRAHLLAGSAPQPGSVAYALSRLDNAGVSGNTVRNFLSESLISPVLTAHPTEVQRKSILDAEREIARLLALRDQPLTPKELRDNTELLRARIATLWQTRMLRYTKLTVADEIENALSYYRITFLRELPALYDDIEEEIHAQFPSRLRTKTSARTTPAELPPFVQMGSWIGGDRDGNPNVNAGTMQRALQRQSTTIFDFYLDEVHALGAELSISTLMVDASAELLALADASPDNSNHRADEPYRRALIGVYARLAATARHLGVVNILRQEVGAAAHYAGPEECIAELQVLVDSLNANHGGALVKPRLAVLKRSIEIFGFHLATLDMRQSSDVHERVLGELFASAQVEPSYAGLSEEKKIVLLLAELAKPRLLYSPYLTYSDETNSELTILRTAREIRQRYGARAIRNYIISHTETASDLLEVLLLQKETGLLHADAKDPSKLVELELMVIPLFETIPDLRCAADIMEQWLSFPQVTPLIDRQGKLQEVMLGYSDSNKDGGFLTSNWELYKSENRLVELFNRAGVKLRLFHGRGGTVGRGGGPSYQAILAQPPGTVNGQIRLTEQGEIIASKFSNPEIGRRNLELLVAATLEASLMPETTDAKETRKLAEFERVMGDLSDRAYQAYRNLVYETPGFTDYFFAATPIAEIAELNIGSRPASRKSTRRIEDLRAIPWGFSWGQCRLLFPGWYGFGSAVSEWLQEGGSKESAKKLATLRAMYKEWPFFAALLSNMDMVLSKTDLAVASRYAGLVADRKLRNAIFGRIVGEHDRTSQLLGSITGNKDRLAGNPLLARSIKNRFAYLDPLNHLQVELIKRHRSTAASGKKVEERVQRGIHLTINGIAAGLRNTG encoded by the coding sequence ATGGCAACTAAACCAAAAACCCAAACCCCTGCTCGTTCTGCCCCTGTCCGTTCCGATAAACCTGCTGAAAAACGTACCGCCAAAACCGGCGCCGACAAAGACGCGCCGCTCAAGGAAGACATCCGTCTGCTGGGCCGCCTGCTCGGCGAAGTGCTGCGCCACCAGGAAGGCGACACCGTCTTCGAAGTGGTCGAAACCATCCGCCAGACGGCCGTGCGCTTCCGTCGCGAATCCGACGCCAAGGCCGGCGCCGAACTCGACAAGCTGCTCAAGAAACTGACCCGCGACCAGACCAACTCGGTGGTGCGCGCGTTCTCGTATTTCTCGCACCTGGCCAACATCGCCGAAGACCAGCACCACAACCGCCGCCGTCGCGCCCACCTGCTGGCCGGCTCGGCACCGCAACCGGGCAGCGTCGCTTACGCGCTGTCGCGCCTGGACAATGCCGGCGTGTCGGGCAACACCGTGCGCAACTTCCTGTCGGAGTCGCTGATCTCGCCGGTGCTGACTGCGCATCCGACCGAAGTGCAGCGCAAGAGCATCCTCGACGCCGAGCGCGAAATCGCCCGCCTGCTGGCGCTGCGCGACCAGCCGCTGACGCCGAAGGAATTGCGCGACAACACCGAGCTGCTGCGCGCACGCATCGCCACGCTGTGGCAAACCCGCATGCTGCGCTACACCAAGCTGACGGTCGCCGACGAAATCGAAAACGCCCTGTCCTATTACCGCATCACCTTCCTGCGTGAATTGCCTGCGCTGTACGACGACATCGAGGAAGAAATCCACGCGCAGTTCCCGTCGCGCTTGCGTACCAAAACTAGTGCGCGCACCACACCGGCGGAACTGCCGCCGTTCGTGCAGATGGGCAGCTGGATCGGCGGCGACCGCGACGGCAACCCCAACGTCAATGCCGGCACCATGCAGCGCGCGCTGCAACGCCAGTCGACCACAATCTTCGATTTCTATCTCGATGAAGTTCACGCGCTCGGCGCCGAACTGTCGATCTCGACATTGATGGTCGACGCCAGCGCCGAACTGCTGGCGCTGGCCGACGCATCGCCCGACAACTCCAACCATCGCGCCGACGAGCCGTACCGCCGCGCGCTGATCGGCGTGTATGCGCGCCTGGCCGCGACGGCCCGCCATCTCGGCGTGGTCAACATCCTGCGCCAGGAAGTCGGCGCCGCCGCGCATTACGCCGGCCCGGAAGAATGCATCGCCGAACTGCAGGTGCTGGTCGACTCGCTCAACGCCAATCATGGCGGCGCACTGGTCAAGCCGCGTCTGGCGGTGCTGAAGCGTTCGATTGAAATCTTCGGCTTCCACCTCGCCACGCTGGACATGCGCCAAAGCTCCGACGTGCACGAGCGCGTGCTGGGCGAACTGTTCGCCAGCGCGCAGGTCGAGCCGTCCTACGCCGGCCTGAGCGAAGAAAAGAAAATCGTCCTGCTGCTGGCTGAATTGGCTAAGCCGCGCCTGCTTTATTCGCCCTACCTGACGTATTCGGACGAAACCAATTCCGAGCTGACCATCCTGCGCACGGCCCGCGAAATCCGCCAGCGCTACGGCGCGCGCGCGATCCGCAACTACATCATCTCGCACACCGAAACTGCGTCCGACCTGTTGGAAGTCTTGCTGCTGCAAAAGGAAACCGGCCTGCTGCACGCCGACGCCAAGGATCCGTCCAAGCTGGTCGAACTCGAACTGATGGTGATCCCGCTGTTTGAAACCATCCCCGACTTGCGCTGCGCCGCCGACATCATGGAGCAATGGCTGTCATTCCCGCAGGTGACGCCGCTGATCGACAGGCAAGGCAAGCTGCAGGAAGTGATGCTGGGCTATTCGGACTCCAACAAGGACGGCGGCTTCCTGACCTCGAACTGGGAGCTGTACAAGTCGGAAAACCGCCTGGTGGAATTGTTCAACCGCGCCGGCGTCAAGCTGCGCCTGTTCCACGGCCGCGGCGGCACCGTCGGCCGCGGCGGCGGCCCGAGCTACCAGGCCATCCTGGCGCAACCGCCGGGCACGGTCAACGGCCAGATCCGCCTGACCGAACAAGGCGAAATCATCGCCTCCAAGTTCTCCAATCCGGAAATCGGCCGTCGCAATCTGGAGCTGCTGGTCGCCGCAACGCTGGAAGCGAGCCTGATGCCGGAAACCACCGACGCCAAAGAGACCCGCAAACTGGCCGAGTTCGAACGCGTCATGGGCGACCTCTCGGATCGCGCTTACCAGGCGTATCGCAATCTGGTCTACGAGACCCCGGGCTTCACCGACTACTTCTTCGCCGCCACGCCGATCGCCGAAATCGCCGAGCTCAACATCGGCTCGCGCCCCGCTTCGCGCAAGTCGACACGCCGCATTGAAGACCTGCGCGCGATTCCATGGGGCTTCTCGTGGGGCCAGTGCCGCCTGCTGTTCCCGGGCTGGTACGGCTTCGGCAGCGCGGTGTCGGAATGGCTGCAGGAAGGCGGCAGCAAGGAGAGCGCAAAAAAACTGGCGACGCTGCGCGCGATGTACAAGGAATGGCCGTTCTTCGCCGCGCTGCTGTCGAACATGGACATGGTGCTGTCCAAGACCGACCTGGCCGTGGCGTCGCGCTATGCCGGACTGGTCGCCGACCGCAAGCTGCGCAACGCGATCTTTGGCCGCATCGTGGGCGAGCACGATCGCACCAGCCAGTTGCTCGGCTCGATCACCGGCAACAAGGATCGCCTGGCCGGCAATCCTTTGCTCGCGCGTTCGATCAAGAACCGCTTCGCCTATCTCGACCCGCTGAACCACTTGCAGGTCGAGTTGATCAAGCGCCACCGCTCCACCGCAGCATCCGGCAAGAAGGTCGAGGAACGCGTGCAGCGCGGCATCCACCTGACCATCAACGGCATCGCCGCCGGCCTGCGCAATACGGGCTGA